Below is a genomic region from Scomber scombrus chromosome 3, fScoSco1.1, whole genome shotgun sequence.
GACCTCGTACAGTCGGCACACCGTGTCCAGACTCACTGTGTCCTGATTCTGCagagaaaacatgaacaaagacaagaaaagagtTTCAagtgtcaaattgaccccgtctgttttgacttttttctttctttcctcccttccttccttcctccctccttctttccttcctctcttccttctttcctccctccctccttctctttctctttctttcctcccccctagattccttccttcctcttttcctttcttcctccctccctcctctctttcctccctcctttcttccttccttcctctctcctttccttcctccctccctcatttccttccttcttcctcccttcctcttttccttccttcttcctccctatttccttccttcctccctcctttccttcccccttccttcttcctccctcttttccttccttcttcctttcttccctccttccttcctccctccctcccttccttttcctcccctcctttcttgacttgaggacaacaggagggttaaagtccaTGCAGGTTGTTTATCTCTGCCTAGTCAAGTTTCAGTTTACAGACTCTTataatatttgtagtgaagaaagaaaagaaagtaaaatagtaaaaagcactacatagtaaaagtagaaagtaaaatacaacatttaaaaagaggttCAGTAGAGCATCAGTAAATTACCTCGATGACAGCCAGGTAGCAGTCTTTGGTGTCCGTACACAGGTCGAAGATGTTCCTCTTTACGTCCACGGTGGCTGAAGAGATAAAAACGAGTTTCGAGTTataaaattaaagctgaaagatgaaatgaaaaagtatCTGACTGACAAATAACTGGTCCATTAAAACATGagaaacacagcagctgaggttTGTTGTTAAGAAGGAAACAACTGgttttattttagctttaaatattctcattaacacatcacataaaaatacgaccactagggggcagcagagagaAATATAGGGCTTTATAATTGGCCTttcctttttaaccctcctgttgtcctcaagtcaaggaaggaagggaggaaagaaggaaggaaaggagggaggaaggaaggaaagaagggaggaagaaggaaggaaaggagggaggaaagaagggaggaaaggaaggaaggatggaaggaaaggagggaggaaggaaggaaggaaggagggaaagaaagaaggaagaagggaaggaaaggagggagggaggaaggaagggaggaaggacagaggaaagaaggaaaaaaggtaggagggagggggaaaggaaaagaggaagggaggaaggaatgaaagaaggacagaggaaagaaggaagggaggaaggaaggaaagaaggaacagtcaaaacagacagggtaaatttgacctgggaggacgacatgaaggttaaaacaTTTAGAGAAGCACTAAATGACAAACGGGCTTTAAATCTGCaataaacaggaagtgcatcTACCAATCGGCTTGTAGTCTGTGGCGTCGAACGTTCTGAAGGAAGAACCGAACGGACTCTTCATCTGCCGATCCATCgcgtcatcttcatcatcagccTGCAGCATTgctataatgtgtgtgtgtgtgtgtgtgtgtgtgtgtgtgtgtgcgtgtgtgtgtgtgtgtgtgtgtgtgagagaggagaggacaggttAATGACATCACCGTCGGTCAGTGTTGCAGTAATATGATGCGTTAGAGTCTCGAACCGCTCGTACCTCCATACATGATGGTAGCGTTGCTGTTGAAGACCAGTCTGCACTGGTCCAGCGCTGGGACGGTGCGCAGCAGGTGGAACGTCCTCAGGTCCCACTGAACACGCTGCTGTCAAGGCCGAAAACTGCACAACACGagacactacacacactacacacagctgtctgactgactgCTCCTCCTAATGCTCGGTACAATGTTAAAACCATCACAATTTAAAGCTACGATTAAGAACTTTGAAGCTAGAAAATGTAACGTAAGGAtagaaaaacaattttttttatacatttctctAACAAAGAAAGTCCTTGTATAAGAATATAAATCACAATCAGATCAGATTATTGCCTAAAATCAATAAGCAGCATATTGAAGTTCAAActttaaaccttaaaaaaactatttagccaagaaaaaaaaacacaaaaccctCCTAAAGCTCAacttggaaggaaggaagggagggagggagggacgaaggaaggaagggaggaagaaggaaggaaggaaggaaggaagaaggaaggaagggaaggaggaaggacgaaggaaggaaggaagggaaggaggaaggaaagatggaatgaaggaagaaggaaggaagggaggaagaaggaaggaaagaaggagggatggaggaaggaaagaaagagaaggaaaggaggaagagggaaggaaaggaaggaagggaggaagaaggaagcaagggagggaggaaggaaggatggaagggaggaagaaggaaggaagggaggaagaaggaaggaaagaaggagggaggaaggaaggatggaaaggaggaagaaggaagggaggaagaagaggggaaagaaggagggaggagggaaggaaggacagaaggaaggaagaaagcaaagagagaggaatgaaagcaagaggaagggaggaaagaaggaacagtcaaaacagacggggttaaggTTAAGCGTCTAATCGTTGAGTTTAAAGCACAGCACTCAGAGGATACGATCTCCGTGTTGATGATGACCTCGAGGCCGTTGGGATGAAAAACGCCGCTGATGTTCATGTTGAACTTGTCGAACTTGTGAATGGCCCGCGACGCCCGAACGTCCCACAGCACGCCGTCGTTCATCACCAGGTCGTCCGTGGGGTTGAAGGTGGCGCAGTTCCTCTTGTAGTTGTTGGCGAGGCCGGGATCGTTCAGGGTCAGAGTCTTCTGGCCCGTCTGGATGTCGTAGAtctgcagcaggaggaggaacaattaagaaaaaaaaaagagatatagAGACAGGAATATACATGTTTTGGGTTTTCGGGTCAATTTTTTCTGATCTACCTGAAtgtgaaacatttaaagtccgtgtaaagtaagaataaatatgtgttctgagtttgacataccacagaaaagtgtgttgttaaccaccctgccaaatttgaatgattaaaaaaaatcgccaaatatatgaaattaggcttcaaagttgtgtaaaagtctgcctatttctctgctcccaaacgctgtgggagtgcccgccgagtccgctgaaaccccgcccctaccaagtgtcacctgtcaatcaaagtcaccacctctaccagaaacatggacgctaggtctgagagctttctgctgctaactcagctgctagctcggcggctaactcggcagctagctcggcggctaacacGGCAgctagctcggcagctaactggctaactgtagactgttgtagtagtgtgcactgaatgtatttatacctctacagcagcaggggcgggtttatgccaatcatctgattttcagacccgcccattaaatccagacacagaaatgttgaaacacagtttgtgaagcctagctccacaattcgaatctaaatggttgaaatgctttttacaccttttttagaaatacatttatgacctattcaatgtgtttagaagaaaatgtctgaattcactttacaaggtctttaaagataaagaagagacagaggaaatCATAAAAAACTTGAAATAAGACTGAATAATGTGATGCTGGAGGACAATAAACTGAAGGAAAAAGGAGTTTGGAGGCATTTAGCTGTGAGAGAGACACATTTGTTTGACCTACGTGGGCGATTTGGTCCTTGGTGCCGATAACTCTGTCCTGAGAGAGTTTACTGAATTCGACGTAGTGGTCGTCTACAAATGAGttcctgagaaaaaaagaaaaaactctgGTCAAACACAACATTCATTGAGTCAGTCGAGGTGATGCAcgttaaagtgtgtgtgagagttttaCTTCATGCCGAAGACGCTGTCCATCGTCCAGAGAGCTGACAGCGGGACGCTCCAAGAAGCCGACGTCAGCAGCAGCTTCCCGTCCTGAGAAACACGAGATTATATATCGTtactttattaaattaaaactgaccccgtctgttttgactcatccttctttcctcccttccttccgtctgtccttcctccctccctccttctctttccttccttcctctatttttcctcccttccttctttccttcctccatccctttcttccttccttctgtccttcctcctttcctctgtcattctttccttcattcctcctttctttccttccttccttcctcttttcctttcttcctccctccttccttcttcctccctccctccttctttcctcccttccttcgtccttctttccttccctccttcattcattccttcctccctccctccttccttctttcctccctccctcccttcctcccaccttccttctttcctttcctccctcccttctttcctttcctcccttcctcctttctttccttcttcctcccttgactcgaggacaacaggagggttaaatgtgacACACATCAGAGTTATTATCTTTCACTTTCCAGATGTGGATGTCTGCAGCTTTATTGACAAAATTAGAGAATGTCCTTTCTGAACGTACTCTGGAGGGTTCGAGGTGTGTGATGGCTGATGTGTGGCAGGCGTAGTTGGCCGTCTCCTCTCCGGAGAAGACGTTGTAGAGTTTGAGGTGACCCGAGCACGTTCCCAACATCAGGAAACGCTCGCGGGCTGAGAAGGCACAACAGGTGAAACCGCTCTCGTCTCCGTCGGCCTCGTGGAATACCGACATCGGCCGAAACCTGCAGAAAAGAGTCACAGAGAGACGCAAAGATAAACGGGACGATGTGTAGTTCAGATCTTACAGAAGTTTGTTGAGGTGCAGCGAGTTCGTTACCTGCTGAATATCAGATGTCTGTCCAGGCAGCCTCGGTCCACGCCTTCGTATTTCGGGTAAAGCACTCGGCTCCCCAGCCGGGCCGTGAAGTTGGGCGACGCCTGCCTCCTCTGCTTGGGCTCGGGGCAGCGGTGGGGGGTGAAGAGCGAGAAGGGCGGGCAGGTGGTGACGGGGTTGGGGCAGCGGGCGTGCTGTTCCCTCAGGTACTCGGTGATGATGCTGTCGAGGGTCGGGGGGGAAGGAAGGTGGCGCTCCAGCTGCTTCTTCATGGCTGGAGTCTGAtcgagagagaaaataaattaaatcaatcaaaagTTGACGAAAATTCAGCTCCCAGAAACTAATGACGCTTTTCTAATATACAGTTccagcactactcgactcggtttggtaccaggaaccttttccattactatagttcctcctcaacgtgagcggggtcgtcatagcaacgttgcattaaactgccgtgacttcgttttatacgcgacacaaacacataaacaatggaggacatggaggcgatggtgtacttgctgctgtatgaggctttctgtctcacacaaagcaagagaagagaaacgaatctctgtaacgctgttgttggtatttaaaaatgccggatctgattcttgtgtgggacggctcatgactcttccagtgactctctgaccaatcagtggccggcagtctggtgacgtcacatttagtatcggctcggctcgcttggaacctcggcagaacagatactaaaaaagtaccaggtaccaggtactatccctgatggaaacacagaaaaaaccgagtcgagtcgagtcatgctggaactgtgtagtggaaatgCGCCATTTAAGTGGCACTgaaaggatgaggaggaagaacacGGTGATAAACGACAATGACAGGAAATGCATCTGAAGAATAAAAACCGGAAAAAGCGGATTAGAAaagtaaaaaactaaactgaaagaTTCATTAGGATTCCTGGAGGTTTTTGGGTCCCCCGCCTGTATTATCAGGCAATAAATTACATTCTACAGAAGTGAAACAAGTGTAACTGATATAAGAATTAATAGTGAGTgtaaatgcatgaataaaatgtttaagtgtgattaaaacatttacaaacctGGATGAAAGCACCGTGATCAGATTTCTGTTTCAACGCTCGCAGTCTTTTCCCGGTGCTGCCACAGGTCAACGATCGTTCCCGTGAGAACAAAATCCGGCCGACCAGAGGGGAGTTCTGACCGTGAGGTACTGGGTGAGGACCGGGTAGGGCGAGGGCTGACGTAGAGGACAGGGGCGACGGGTGAGGAAGGACCGGGGAGCGAGAGGTAGACGGGGTGACCGCGGTAATCGAGGACACCGGAGAGGATCCGTGATGGCTGCCGATCCGAGCTGCGATCCCGCCGGCTATCCGACAGGTCCTGGGAAtcactgaggaagaggaaggggtgATACAGGAGGAAGAGTTCTGACAGGCGACGGATAAATTGGCCTCTTTGATGAGCGTGTTGGCCGTGTCGTTGAGCCCTTTGGCCACCAGGTGGTTCCTGATCAGCATGAGGAGTTCCTTCTCGGCAAAGGTGATCCGCGATTGGGCGACCACATTGGCCCTCTGCAGGCGAGCCAATGAGACGTCGCTACCGATGAGGAGAGGCTTGCCCGAAACTCGCTCGGTCAGCTCCGCCGCGTATCGGCAGAAACGGATGTGCTCGCTTCGTTTGTCCTGCAGCACCGGCTCCTTCatcagctgcagagagaaagaacaaaaaacatcttttagaGGATTTAAAGAAGATAAGAGAAACTTTAACTGTAGGTGAGTTTAGAGTAAAATCATATATTGATTGTTTCCTTCTTTCAATGACTGAATATACATCATCCAGAACTCGTCTCACttttctctgctgcaggaagGAGATACAGGAGCATTCGGACTTCTAGATTACATAACAGCTTTTTCCCATCTGCTGTCAGACTACTGAATGCACAACAATCACAATAATTACTGCAATTATACAATTATGCAATATGCGCAAACTTACTTATCACTTATTTGTTAACTATTTAtggaatattatttatatagtgtcTTAATTTTAACTGACAATTTGAATTTTAATTATTGCACTGTTCTctcttttaaagtgtttttaacttgtgaaacagtatttcattttttatgtacCAGCATAAGAATGACAATTAaagtgaattgaattgaatatgtAGATcaacaagagagaaaagaagtcAAACATCTGCCACAGCTGCAAaatccatttcttatatacagtctatggttatgaATGGAAAATAATCACACATGTCTGAATCAAACCAGGAGCCAGTGACAAGTTGTTGTGACGATGTGGTACATTAAAAGACAACCACACAAACAAGCAAATTCGTCAAAGTCATTTTGTGTAtcataaatgttttgttgtgtcttTCTTCGTAGTTTCTCGTGTGCTCACCTGTTGAATGTGTCCGCTGCTGAAGAGCGGCAGCTTGCTGATGATCTGTCTGATCGCTGTGCTGCGAGACAGTCCGACCAGAGCTTTACAGGCCAGAGACCGGATCAGGTCTGCGTCTGTGATGGGCATCTTCACCGAGAGCAGCGACAGGAGCACCTGCAGGAAGACGAGATGCATGACAGTAATATGAAGAACTTTATcctatttttaatatttcattgaaGGAGAAGAAATCAGAAATCTAGATGCTATTTCATTTATTCTCGTTTATTTTCCAGTTATGTCTGTTTGATCTCATTGTCAGCAGGCAAAAGGTAGATACTCTTAATGTGACAAACTGCATGAGTCCACTGTTGTTCTGTAAGTATTAAGTTGTTTGATTCTTACCTTTATTCCATTGTTGTTCTGCACCACCTGCCACATGTGGGCTAGCACCCTGTTGTGGGGGGCGGGGGGCTGCTGGGGGTGCAGCGACGGCCTGATGGGGGTCACGGCGAAAGCTCCCACAGTGTTCAGGCTCTGGtctggagcacacacacagtttattatCACCTGGggagggacagaggagagaggactgGTGTTAGACTCCAGAAGTTTAACAAGAATCTGAATGAGACTGTTTCACAAACTCATAACACGCGATttcatatcaggcggcgcgaatgaagcgtctgaagtgATGATacaaaaattgatatttatgatcaagcggcgcgatacaAGCGATTTTTTCgtgtcagacgcttttggtgtgaacgcagcttCTTCTGGGGACCAATCCACTGAATCTGTCATTTGACCTTTATCTCCATCTCAGGTGGATCATTGAGGAGCTTTACATGCATTAGTACCACGTCGTCACTAAAGCTGCATCAGCCACAGATTAAAGGCAGTTTCTTACTTGTAGTGCAGACTTCTGGATCTCAGCATCATTGACGAACACTTCTCCCTCTGCAACACCGAAGATGATGCTCATACCTGCCAGcagacacagtgatgaaggTTAGACGAAGAATGAAActccaaatgttttcagctaagaaggatttatttaaccttcatgtcgtcctcccgggtcaaattgaccccgtctgttttgtctgttccttctttcctcccttctgtccttcctccctccctccttctctctttcctcccttcctcttttcctttctccctccctccctccttccttctctctttctttcctccctcctttcttccttccttcattcctctctcctttccttccttccttcctccctcttttccttccttcttcctccctccttcctccctcttttccttccttcttcctcccacctttccttccttcttcctccctcctttccttccttcttcctcccttcctcctttttctttccttccttcctccctcctttccttccttcttcctccctcccttccttctttcctacctcttttcctgtcttcttcctttcttcctacctccctccctccctcccttgactcgaggacaacaggagggttaaatgaaagaAGGATTATTTACTGACCCACGGTGGAAACAGACGACCTGGTTTCATCAATAACTTCCACGGTGTCGGCGAGCACCAGCTGGACCTTAGGAACCACCGTCAGGATGGCGAGGATGTCCAACGCATAACGCACCGTGTCACtcctgcacagacacacagacacagagaacaGGAGAAGtgttaacctttatttatactcaAAGGATCATTGAGGGGTGAACATCGattacaaagacagaaaaaggaaaaacaataaataaaagaattaCAAGCAGATGTTGAGATGTTAAAGATCAAATTtctaaaatgtgtatgtgtgtttattttaaccctcctgttgtcctcgagtcaaggaaggaaggaaaggagggaggaagaaggaaggaaaggagggaggaaggaagggaggaaagaaggaagagaggaaggaagaaggaaggaaagcagggaggaaggaaggacagaaggaaggaagaaagggaggaaagaaggaaggaggaaggaaggacagaaggaaggaagaaagggaggaaagaaggaaggaaaggagggaggaaggaagagaggaaggaaaggaggggggaagaagggaagaaaggaagggaggaaggaaggagggaagaaaggaaggaaggaaagaaggagggaggaaggaaggaagaaggaaagaaaggagggaggaaggaaggatagaaggaaggaagaaagggaggaaagaaggagggaggaaggaaggaagggaagaagaaaggaagaaaggaagggaggaaggaagaaggaaggaagaaaggaaggaaaaaaggagggaggaaggaaggacagaaggaaggaaaggagggaggaaggaaagagggaggaaggaaggaagaaattcATTTGACAGTGGACAGCTCGCTCCGTTACGTGTTGGGTGTAACTTTACCTGCCGTAGTACGTCCTCCAGTCACAGGCGGCAGAGATGAGCTGCAGCATTAGATGAACGCAGGACAACTTGCAGAAAACCTCCACGGGTTCCCAGTGGAGCTGCGGTCCGCACTCGATGAGGAACTCCATCACCTCCACCACCTGCTCTCTGGTGTACGAGCATGCCTACAAAcaggaaaccacacacacagatacacacacacacacacacagatacacacacacacacacacacacagatacacacacacacacacagatacacacacacacacagcaccggATGATGAAAGTGGTCGTTTAAATCAGGAAGTGTGTGACATCATGCATTGTAACATCTGTCTGGcatttctttaaccctcctgttgtcctcgagtcaaggaaggaagggaggaaggaaaggaagaaggaaggaagggagggaagaaaggaagaaggaaggaaaatagggagggaggaaggaagggaggaagaaggaaggaaaggagggaggcaggaaggaaggaagggaggaagaatgaaggaaacgagggaggaaggaaggaagggaggaaggaagggaggaagaaggaatgaaaggagggaggaaggaaggaagggaagaagaaggatggaaaagagggaggaaagacagaagggagggaggaagaaggaaggaaagaaaggaaggaaggacggaggaaagaacgaaggaaggaaggtaggagggagggagggaggaaaggaaagaaggaagggaggaaggaaaataatgaaggaaggatggaggaaagaacaaaggaaggaaagtaggagggagggaggaaagaaggaaagagggagggagggagaaaggaaaagaggaagggagggagggagaaaggaaagaaggacagaggaaagaaggaaggaaagaaggatggagggaggcaggaaggacagaaggaaggaagaaaggggggtggaggaacgaaagaaggagagaaggagggaggaaggactgacggaagggaggaaagaaggaacagtcaaaacagacggggtcaatttgacccgggagggggacgacaggaaggttaacatCATCAATGACTCTGCATCCACACTGAGAGGAACAACAGTAAATACCTTGTAGAACGGTTGCTGGGTAACGATGCTTCCTCCGTCTGACTGCAGTGACTGTTTGACCTGCTCAGCCTTCACTGACAGGTGAGCCTCAAAATacctaaaaaataaacaacagatgCAACATTACAGCTACTGCTAAATGTTTCTAACATCATGAAAAACTTCAAAGCCACAATGAAACCACGTCAAAAATAAGTCACTGataaatgttactttatttCTTAGGTTTCTTATTTCATCCTACACCCTTTAAGAAAATtgaatgattattattttgttgtttatctaaagtttgctgtcatttctatgtgtgtgtctcatatAAGGGACGTAGCTTAAaatgctttacagagaaaaataaaaatacaggtCGATAAACAACcgcaaatatacaaataaaaataaatatatagataaataaattgACTGTGTATCTATTGATGCATTACTCTCAGTACCTGCGCAGGGCCATGCAGGTGTGTTTGGCCGTCTGCCGGCTGGAGAACACCTGGTCATCGCTCATTATGGACACTTCGTTATCCGTGTTAAGAATCTCTAACGTACTGACCTGCAGGGAGAGACGGACGCAGCGGTTTATCATCCAGACTGGTAAACACAGTTAATACAACAATATATAATATGGCCTGAATGTAACTTGTTATGGGGGTTacgaacaaaatcaaatatcacgatattttagaccaaatacctcgatatcaatATTAGAACAATATTATACTTTATTCAGGACACAGTGAAGGTCCGTagtaaaacacagacagacaatagataaataaatatgatacatACAAAAGGTCCAGATAGagatatttacactatgaaatgtttgataaataatcatcagtaatgtggatataatgacaaagctGGTAAAAGGTACAAAACAGAACAGCTtgaacagtctgttaagttaagaaaataatatattttactgtaatgcagctttaaaatatgCGAATATACGATATCTAGTCTctataccaggcggggagttccggtcctctgaaatgaggccaacgcagaagtaacttaaaactgcattctatcaaaaggccaccagggggcgaccgttttggtgtcaaaaggacttccgtctctatacaagtcaatggagaattcaccaacttctcacttgatttcaaaattttggcctccctgattttatatgtgacgataaagcagggtatgcattagggcgtggctacgtcgtgattgacaggttgattggttcacaggttcaggagggcgcctcatgctcctcctgatgcccatataagtagaatccatgtttttatttttcccagcatgcacctgaaattttcaagattgcgctgctcagatcagatactattggcctccgagcagcagtctacaaaccaatgggtgacgtcacggatgttacgtccatttcttatatacagtctatggataaAATATGACTGTAGCgatatcatttaaatatattgcccagccatATATTCAATATTCATATATGTATTAAACACTGTGTACTGACCAGGTTGATGAGTCTGCGCAGGCCGTCCTGGTGGTCAAACAGCTGCAGCACGGCTctgaaggagaaggagatggAGAAGAACATGGTGGCGTGGCAGACGCCCGACGCGTGGGACGACTCCAGCAGCCACAGAGCGTAGGACACCATGTCTGACAGCACGCCGTCTGGGAGCgtgcacacctacacacacagacacacacagatacacacagatacacacagagtcTTATTACAGCCTGTTAACACTCAGCTAGGAAAACACAATATCTCTGGTTCTGTTGCTTTGATTttcatcctttcttcttctttggaaATGAATCTGACAAACTTCATCTTAGTCTGAaggtctatatgtgtgtgtgtgtgtgtgtgtgttcatcgtACCCTCTCCATAGCGTCTTGGTTATAAGCCAGGTAGTACAGGCAGAGTGAAACTCCGGTCGCCGCCATCGAAGGTCTCGGGATCTCGAGGAGTTTCTGAACTCCTCCGTGAGCGATGAACTCCGCTGCAAACTTCTTATGGAGGAGCAGCGAGGCGAGAtactggaggaggaagaggaggaggagaagaagatgaggatgaggaggaggaagaggaggaggaaggggaagaagaagaagaagaagaagaagaagaagaagaagaagaagaagaagaagaagaagaagaagaagaagaagaagaagaagaagaagaagaagaagaagaagaagaagaagaaaaaaaagaagaagaagaagaagaagaaggaggagaagaaaaacaaaaaagaagaagaagaagaagaagaagaagaagaaggagaaggaggagaagaaaacagaCGTAATGTTCAGTGACTGTTAAAATCTCATCAacccaacaaacaaacatttaaacttctcacattatataaagtaaaaacattcttctttaaaatgttgtatttacatgattttatatattatatttattctgttttagctacttttacaatgttctattgttttctattttaaaattattacttttcttattccccatcatatatatatatatatatatatatattttatttaagtcttttttaacattgttccTTTTACGTCCTTTTAATGTGAATCACTTAGtgtatgtgatttattttgttgtaaaaactttgagctgcatttcttgtattaaaggtgctatacaaacaaagttattattactatattattattattagtagtagtagtagtattgctAAATGAATGAGAAATCTAGTTTTAGTTGT
It encodes:
- the LOC133978016 gene encoding DDB1- and CUL4-associated factor 1-like isoform X1 gives rise to the protein MNFSEEVVSAALSAAVSAAMAVAMAVDAKAELAKLLDEWEETQQGTTEALVSILTKISELIERETGEYHKADPDPFDDRHPGRADPDCMLGQILKMLFRNDDFTNALLDTYIMTSRELNLNTAACRLLQNIMPGLETGVVFQEKEGLIEKLFTWAREAERPLCVYATGLLARAMSNQEVAASYREENALLVPIMIQRLLELQSEGSQSQSGPTETPQNLPQDSQVEGTRTSTTSTDQQEKTEEDVEEEEEEGRREKAGESSRKASKSSFKPSSLLGSVQKNGCSSSSGGGSARLIPDFVYQASPDIGGGGGGGKRKAVKENGRKAKQKLNFTSSSCRTEDEEEDEEEEVQKSEVTSQQANSTSWSEMSSMVIGSDYRLLPLSPAMEQRLILQYLTPLGDYQELLAVFMQLDTRVLLMSYIDLRRTKDVQLIFDALLYLASLLLHKKFAAEFIAHGGVQKLLEIPRPSMAATGVSLCLYYLAYNQDAMERVCTLPDGVLSDMVSYALWLLESSHASGVCHATMFFSISFSFRAVLQLFDHQDGLRRLINLVSTLEILNTDNEVSIMSDDQVFSSRQTAKHTCMALRRYFEAHLSVKAEQVKQSLQSDGGSIVTQQPFYKACSYTREQVVEVMEFLIECGPQLHWEPVEVFCKLSCVHLMLQLISAACDWRTYYGRSDTVRYALDILAILTVVPKVQLVLADTVEVIDETRSSVSTVGMSIIFGVAEGEVFVNDAEIQKSALQVIINCVCAPDQSLNTVGAFAVTPIRPSLHPQQPPAPHNRVLAHMWQVVQNNNGIKVLLSLLSVKMPITDADLIRSLACKALVGLSRSTAIRQIISKLPLFSSGHIQQLMKEPVLQDKRSEHIRFCRYAAELTERVSGKPLLIGSDVSLARLQRANVVAQSRITFAEKELLMLIRNHLVAKGLNDTANTLIKEANLSVACQNSSSCITPSSSSVIPRTCRIAGGIAARIGSHHGSSPVSSITAVTPSTSRSPVLPHPSPLSSTSALALPGPHPVPHGQNSPLVGRILFSRERSLTCGSTGKRLRALKQKSDHGAFIQTPAMKKQLERHLPSPPTLDSIITEYLREQHARCPNPVTTCPPFSLFTPHRCPEPKQRRQASPNFTARLGSRVLYPKYEGVDRGCLDRHLIFSRFRPMSVFHEADGDESGFTCCAFSARERFLMLGTCSGHLKLYNVFSGEETANYACHTSAITHLEPSRDGKLLLTSASWSVPLSALWTMDSVFGMKNSFVDDHYVEFSKLSQDRVIGTKDQIAHIYDIQTGQKTLTLNDPGLANNYKRNCATFNPTDDLVMNDGVLWDVRASRAIHKFDKFNMNISGVFHPNGLEVIINTEIWDLRTFHLLRTVPALDQCRLVFNSNATIMYGAMLQADDEDDAMDRQMKSPFGSSFRTFDATDYKPIATVDVKRNIFDLCTDTKDCYLAVIENQDTVSLDTVCRLYEVGRHKLVEEGDDDDQDDEDQDDDDSSDSDDDDDDDDDMDTDPLIEALANNDDDDDDDGEDGGRANSPTDQEIADLLGSNSDEGNDEEADNDDDSEDSDFDDDDDDDESDIIDFPAQSDDEEDDDVELIRTLCDRWFS